From a region of the Malania oleifera isolate guangnan ecotype guangnan chromosome 12, ASM2987363v1, whole genome shotgun sequence genome:
- the LOC131144137 gene encoding paired amphipathic helix protein Sin3-like 4 isoform X1, whose amino-acid sequence MKRSRDDSCMGSQLKRPMVPSRGEASSGQAQIIGGGAQKLTTNDALTYLKAVKDIFQDKRDKYDEFLEVMKDFKAQRIDTAGVIERVKELFKGHRDLILGFNTFLPKGYEITLPPEDEQPPVKKPVEFEEAINFVNKIKTRFQGDDHVYKSFLDILNMYRKENKSISEVYQEVAALFHDHSDLLDEFTHFLPDSSATATTHHAPSGRNSILRDRSSAIPTMRQMHIDKKERTAASHADRDSVDYPDHDHDRTLVRADKEARRRGEKEKERREDRDRRERERDDRDFEHDGCRDINNMQHLPHKRKSARRIEDSVDDQLHRIGEGAENIGMRPGSSSYDDKNALKSMYNQEFIFCEKVKETLQNPDAYQEFLKCLNMYSREIINREELKSLMGYILGRDTDLMDGFEDFLVRCEKIDGFLAGVMSKKSLWSDGHLPRSAKAEDRDRVRDCERDDRDRDRERERDRLDKSAAFGNKDVSGLKMSLFSSKDKYIGKPIQELDLSNCERCTPSYRLLPKNYPIPSASQRTDLGAEVLNDHWVSVTSGSEDYSFKHMRKNQYEESLFRCEDDRFELDMLIESVNVTTKRVEELLDKINDNTIKTDSPISIEDHFNALNLRCIERLYGDHGLDVMDVLKKNATLALPVILTRLKQKQEEWARCRSDFNKVWAEIYAKNYHKSLDHRSFYFKQQDTKSLSTKALLAEIKEISEKKCKEDDVLLAIAAGNRRPIVPNMEFNYSDPDIHEDIYQLIKYSCGEVCTTEQLNKVMKIWTTFLEPMLGVPSRPQGAEDTEDVVKTKNHAIKNGAVSVGDSDGSPMNSKQLNTSRNGDESIPPEQSSSCRAWMINGDNGVKVVGSLDADRIARRSETFCSTYQGKVQTTTTVADEMSVISKQTTPNERLANSNASLATGPGQSLGRTNMESTSGLGAIPSRPGNATLDGGLELRPSGEILPSSEGVDSLRPTSAVMTEAIKIHRYNEESVGHSKVEREEGELSPNGDFEEDNFAVYGDAGLDAMHKSKDSAASRQYQTRHGVEEICCGEAGGENDADADDEGEESPQRSSEDSENASENGDVSASESGDGEDCSREEHEEDGEHDEHDNKAESEGEAEGMADAHDVEGDGTLLPFSERFLQTVKPLAKHVPTMHDKERNSRVFYGNDSFYVLFRLHQTLYERIQSAKINSSSAERKWRASNDTSSTDQYARFMNALYNLLDGTSDNTKFEDDCRAIIGTQSYVLFTLDKLIYKLVKQLQTVTTDEMDNKLLQLYAYEKSRKPGRFVDIVYHENVRVLLHDENIYRIECVSAPTCLSIQLMDYGHDKPEVTAVSVDPNFAAYLHNDFLAVVPNRKEKSGIFLRRNKRKYTRGDEYSTTCLAMEGLKVVNGLECKIACNSSKVSYVLDTEDFLFRIRKRRKMSRWNGSCQDQAKASNGWFHRVQRFHRFLSGS is encoded by the exons ATGAAAAGGTCTAGAGACGATAGTTGTATGGGCTCTCAACTCAAGCGGCCCATGGTTCCGTCTCGCGGGGAAGC TAGCTCCGGGCAAGCTCAGATAATTGGAGGAGGTGCACAGAAACTTACAACAAATGATGCCTTAACCTATCTCAAGGCAGTGAAGGATATATTTCAGGACAAAAGGGATAAATACGATGAATTTCTTGAAGTCATGAAAGATTTCAAGGCTCAAAG AATTGACACTGCTGGTGTCATAGAGAGGGTGAAAGAGTTATTTAAAGGTCATCGAGACCTTATTTTGGGTTTCAATACCTTTTTGCCAAAGGGATATGAGATTACCCTTCCACCTGAGGATGAACAGCCTCCAGTTAAGAAGCCTGTTGAATTTGAAGAAGCTATCAACTTTGTGAACAAGATTAAG ACACGGTTTCAAGGTGATGATCATgtttacaaatcatttttagaCATATTGAATATGTATCGTAAGGAAAACAAGTCCATCTCTGAGGTCTATCAAGAG GTTGCTGCACTTTTCCATGACCACTCAGACCTACTTGATGAGTTCACCCATTTTCTACCAGATTCATCAGCAACTGCTACAACTCATCATGCTCCATCAGGTAGGAATTCCATCCTTCGTGACAGGAGTTCGGCCATACCCACAATGCGGCAAATGCATATTGACAAG AAGGAAAGGACTGCTGCTTCGCATGCTGATCGTGATAGTGTTGACTATCCTGATCATGACCACGACAGAACTCTGGTGAGAGCAGACAAAGAGGCACGAAGGCGTGgcgaaaaagaaaaagaaaggagagaagacAGAGATCGGAGAGAACGGGAGCGGGATGATAGAGATTTTGAGCATGATGGTTGTAGAGACATCAACAACATGCAGCATCTTCCCCACAAAAGGAAATCTGCCCGCAGGATTGAAGATTCTGTTGATGATCAATTACATCGCATTGGGGAAGGTGCTGAAAATATTGGAATGCGTCCTGGTTCATCCTCTTATGATGATAAAAATGCCTTGAAAA GTATGTACAACCAAGAGTTCATTTTCTGTGAGAAAGTGAAGGAGACATTGCAGAATCCAGATGCATACCAGGAATTTTTGAAGTGCCTTAATATGTATAGCAGGGAAATAATCAATCGAGAGGAATTGAAATCTTTG ATGGGTTATATACTTGGAAGAGACACGGATCTCATGGATGGGTTTGAAGATTTTTTGGTTCGTTGTGAGAAGATTG ATGGATTTCTTGCTGGTGTTATGAGTAAAA AATCTCTGTGGAGTGACGGACACTTGCCCAGATCAGCAAAGGCAGAAGATAGAGATAGGGTTCGAGATTGCGAAAGGGATGACAGGGATAGAGACCGTGAAAGAGAAAGGGATAGACTTGACAAAAGTGCTGCTTTTGGCAACAAAGATGTATCAGGTCTGAAGATGTCTTTATTTTCAAGCAAGGACAAGTACATTGGGAAGCCCATTCAAGAACTTGACCTCTCTAACTGTGAGCGTTGCACTCCCAGTTATCGACTTCTCCCAAAGAAC TATCCCATTCCCTCTGCAAGCCAGAGAACGGATCTTGGTGCTGAAGTGTTGAATGATCATTGGGTATCAGTTACATCAGGAAGTGAAGATTACTCTTTTAAACACATGCGCAAAAACCAGTACGAAGAAAGCTTGTTTCGATGTGAAGATGACAG GTTTGAACTGGACATGTTGATAGAGTCTGTAAATGTAACGACAAAGCGTGTAGAAGAACTGTTAGACAAGATCAATGATAATACAATCAAGACAGACAGTCCAATCAGTATTGAGGACCACTTTAATG CTCTGAATCTCAGGTGCATTGAACGTTTGTATGGTGACCATGGACTTGACGTGATGGATGTATTAAAAAAGAATGCAACTCTTGCTTTGCCTGTTATATTAACTCGCTTAAAGCAAAAACAAGAAGAGTGGGCAAGGTGTCGTTCTGACTTTAATAAAGTTTGGGCTGAAATTTATGCTAAAAACTATCACAAATCACTTGATCATCGTAGTTTCTACTTTAAGCAACAAGACACGAAGAGCTTGAGCACAAAAG CCTTGTTGGCCGAGATTAAGGAAATCAGTGAGAAAAAGTGCAAAGAGGATGATGTGCTTCTTGCTATTGCTGCTGGCAATAGACGACCTATTGTTCCAAATATGGAGTTCAACTATAGTGATCCAGACATCCATGAAGATATATATCAGCTCATAAAGTATTCCTGTGGAGAAGTTTGCACAACAGAACAATTAAACAAAGTCATGAAGATTTGGACCACTTTTCTGGAACCTATGCTCGGTGTTCCTTCTCGACCTCAGGGTGCAGAGGACACTGAAGATGTGGTAAAGACTAAGAACCATGCTATAAAAAATGGTGCTGTGAGTGTTGGTGATAGCGATGGCAGTCCCATGAACTCAAAACAACTAAACACTTCCAGAAATGGAGATGAAAGTATTCCTCCTGAACAATCAAGTTCGTGCAGGGCTTGGATGATAAATGGGGACAATGGGGTTAAAGTAGTTGGTTCTCTTGATGCAGATCGTATAGCACGTAGGAGCGAGACTTTCTGCAGTACTTATCAAGGGAAAGTACAAACTACCACCACTGTTGCTGACGAAATGTCTGTGATTAGCAAACAAACTACTCCTAACGAGCGGTTAGCCAATTCTAATGCATCACTTGCCACTGGACCTGGGCAAAGCCTTGGAAGAACCAACATGGAAAGCACATCAG GGCTTGGTGCTATTCCTTCCAGGCCTGGTAATGCCACTCTTGATGGTGGGCTTGAATTGAGGCCTAGCGGTGAAATTTTGCCTTCATCAGAG GGTGTTGATTCCTTGAGACCCACAAGTGCGGTGATGACAGAAGCCATTAAAATTCATAGATATAATGAAGAATCTGTTGGGCACTCTAAAGTTGAAAGAGAGGAAGGTGAATTATCTCCAAATGGAGACTTTGAGGAGGATAATTTTGCAGTCTATGGGGATGCTGGTCTGGATGCCATGCATAAATCAAAGGATAGTGCTGCAAGCAGACAGTATCAGACAAGACATGGAGTAGAAGAAATTTGCTGTGGGGAGGCAGGAGGAGAAAATGATGCTGATGCTGATGATGAAGGTGAAGAAAGTCCTCAGAGGTCGTCTGAAGACAGTGAAAATGCTTCTGAGAATGGTGATGTTTCAGCAAGTGAATCTGGTGATGGGGAGGATTGCTCCCGTGAAGAGCATGAGGAAGATGGTGAACATGACGAGCATGATAATAAGGCTGAGAGCGAAGGTGAGGCTGAAGGGATGGCTGATGCCCATGATGTTGAAGGGGATGGAACATTATTGCCGTTTTCAGAGCGTTTTCTGCAGACTGTGAAGCCTCTTGCAAAGCATGTCCCGACAATGCATGACAAAGAGAGAAATTCACGTGTCTTTTATGGAAATGATTCCTTCTATGTGCTTTTTAGGCTTCATCAG ACATTGTATGAGAGGATACAGTCAGCAAAGATCAATTCATCATCTGCTGAAAGGAAATGGAGGGCTTCCAATGATACAAGCTCAACTGATCAATATGCCAG ATTCATGAATGCTCTTTACAATTTACTTGATGGTACTTCTGATAACACAAAATTTGAGGATGATTGCAGAGCTATTATCGGAACTCAGTCATATGTCCTGTTTACATTAGACAAATTAATATATAAACTTGTCAAGCAG CTTCAAACAGTAACAACTGATGAGATGGACAACAAGCTTCTTCAGCTATATGCATATGAAAAATCTCGAAAACCGGGGAGATTTGTTGATATAGTCTATCATGAAAATGTGCGTGTTCTTCTTCATGATGAGAACATCTATCGCATCGAATGT GTATCTGCCCCAACCTGTTTATCAATTCAGCTTATGGACTATGGTCATGATAAGCCGGAGGTGACTGCTGTTTCTGTCGACCCAAATTTTGCTGCTTACCTGCACAATGACTTCCTCGCAGTTGTTCCCAACAGGAAGGAGAAGTCTGGAATTTTTTTGAGGAG AAATAAGCGCAAATATACACGAGGAGATGAATATTCTACCACATGCCTGGCCATGGAAGGTCTTAAAGTTGTCAATGGTCTAGAGTGTAAGATAGCTTGCAATTCATCCAAG GTCTCCTATGTTCTTGACACAGAGGACTTCTTGTTCCGAataagaaagagaaggaaaatgtCGCGCTGGAATGGTTCTTGCCAGGATCAGGCAAAGGCTTCAAATGGTTGGTTCCATAGAGTGCAAAGATTTCACAGATTTCTTTCTGGCTCATAA
- the LOC131144137 gene encoding paired amphipathic helix protein Sin3-like 4 isoform X2 gives MKRSRDDSCMGSQLKRPMVPSRGEASGQAQIIGGGAQKLTTNDALTYLKAVKDIFQDKRDKYDEFLEVMKDFKAQRIDTAGVIERVKELFKGHRDLILGFNTFLPKGYEITLPPEDEQPPVKKPVEFEEAINFVNKIKTRFQGDDHVYKSFLDILNMYRKENKSISEVYQEVAALFHDHSDLLDEFTHFLPDSSATATTHHAPSGRNSILRDRSSAIPTMRQMHIDKKERTAASHADRDSVDYPDHDHDRTLVRADKEARRRGEKEKERREDRDRRERERDDRDFEHDGCRDINNMQHLPHKRKSARRIEDSVDDQLHRIGEGAENIGMRPGSSSYDDKNALKSMYNQEFIFCEKVKETLQNPDAYQEFLKCLNMYSREIINREELKSLMGYILGRDTDLMDGFEDFLVRCEKIDGFLAGVMSKKSLWSDGHLPRSAKAEDRDRVRDCERDDRDRDRERERDRLDKSAAFGNKDVSGLKMSLFSSKDKYIGKPIQELDLSNCERCTPSYRLLPKNYPIPSASQRTDLGAEVLNDHWVSVTSGSEDYSFKHMRKNQYEESLFRCEDDRFELDMLIESVNVTTKRVEELLDKINDNTIKTDSPISIEDHFNALNLRCIERLYGDHGLDVMDVLKKNATLALPVILTRLKQKQEEWARCRSDFNKVWAEIYAKNYHKSLDHRSFYFKQQDTKSLSTKALLAEIKEISEKKCKEDDVLLAIAAGNRRPIVPNMEFNYSDPDIHEDIYQLIKYSCGEVCTTEQLNKVMKIWTTFLEPMLGVPSRPQGAEDTEDVVKTKNHAIKNGAVSVGDSDGSPMNSKQLNTSRNGDESIPPEQSSSCRAWMINGDNGVKVVGSLDADRIARRSETFCSTYQGKVQTTTTVADEMSVISKQTTPNERLANSNASLATGPGQSLGRTNMESTSGLGAIPSRPGNATLDGGLELRPSGEILPSSEGVDSLRPTSAVMTEAIKIHRYNEESVGHSKVEREEGELSPNGDFEEDNFAVYGDAGLDAMHKSKDSAASRQYQTRHGVEEICCGEAGGENDADADDEGEESPQRSSEDSENASENGDVSASESGDGEDCSREEHEEDGEHDEHDNKAESEGEAEGMADAHDVEGDGTLLPFSERFLQTVKPLAKHVPTMHDKERNSRVFYGNDSFYVLFRLHQTLYERIQSAKINSSSAERKWRASNDTSSTDQYARFMNALYNLLDGTSDNTKFEDDCRAIIGTQSYVLFTLDKLIYKLVKQLQTVTTDEMDNKLLQLYAYEKSRKPGRFVDIVYHENVRVLLHDENIYRIECVSAPTCLSIQLMDYGHDKPEVTAVSVDPNFAAYLHNDFLAVVPNRKEKSGIFLRRNKRKYTRGDEYSTTCLAMEGLKVVNGLECKIACNSSKVSYVLDTEDFLFRIRKRRKMSRWNGSCQDQAKASNGWFHRVQRFHRFLSGS, from the exons ATGAAAAGGTCTAGAGACGATAGTTGTATGGGCTCTCAACTCAAGCGGCCCATGGTTCCGTCTCGCGGGGAAGC CTCCGGGCAAGCTCAGATAATTGGAGGAGGTGCACAGAAACTTACAACAAATGATGCCTTAACCTATCTCAAGGCAGTGAAGGATATATTTCAGGACAAAAGGGATAAATACGATGAATTTCTTGAAGTCATGAAAGATTTCAAGGCTCAAAG AATTGACACTGCTGGTGTCATAGAGAGGGTGAAAGAGTTATTTAAAGGTCATCGAGACCTTATTTTGGGTTTCAATACCTTTTTGCCAAAGGGATATGAGATTACCCTTCCACCTGAGGATGAACAGCCTCCAGTTAAGAAGCCTGTTGAATTTGAAGAAGCTATCAACTTTGTGAACAAGATTAAG ACACGGTTTCAAGGTGATGATCATgtttacaaatcatttttagaCATATTGAATATGTATCGTAAGGAAAACAAGTCCATCTCTGAGGTCTATCAAGAG GTTGCTGCACTTTTCCATGACCACTCAGACCTACTTGATGAGTTCACCCATTTTCTACCAGATTCATCAGCAACTGCTACAACTCATCATGCTCCATCAGGTAGGAATTCCATCCTTCGTGACAGGAGTTCGGCCATACCCACAATGCGGCAAATGCATATTGACAAG AAGGAAAGGACTGCTGCTTCGCATGCTGATCGTGATAGTGTTGACTATCCTGATCATGACCACGACAGAACTCTGGTGAGAGCAGACAAAGAGGCACGAAGGCGTGgcgaaaaagaaaaagaaaggagagaagacAGAGATCGGAGAGAACGGGAGCGGGATGATAGAGATTTTGAGCATGATGGTTGTAGAGACATCAACAACATGCAGCATCTTCCCCACAAAAGGAAATCTGCCCGCAGGATTGAAGATTCTGTTGATGATCAATTACATCGCATTGGGGAAGGTGCTGAAAATATTGGAATGCGTCCTGGTTCATCCTCTTATGATGATAAAAATGCCTTGAAAA GTATGTACAACCAAGAGTTCATTTTCTGTGAGAAAGTGAAGGAGACATTGCAGAATCCAGATGCATACCAGGAATTTTTGAAGTGCCTTAATATGTATAGCAGGGAAATAATCAATCGAGAGGAATTGAAATCTTTG ATGGGTTATATACTTGGAAGAGACACGGATCTCATGGATGGGTTTGAAGATTTTTTGGTTCGTTGTGAGAAGATTG ATGGATTTCTTGCTGGTGTTATGAGTAAAA AATCTCTGTGGAGTGACGGACACTTGCCCAGATCAGCAAAGGCAGAAGATAGAGATAGGGTTCGAGATTGCGAAAGGGATGACAGGGATAGAGACCGTGAAAGAGAAAGGGATAGACTTGACAAAAGTGCTGCTTTTGGCAACAAAGATGTATCAGGTCTGAAGATGTCTTTATTTTCAAGCAAGGACAAGTACATTGGGAAGCCCATTCAAGAACTTGACCTCTCTAACTGTGAGCGTTGCACTCCCAGTTATCGACTTCTCCCAAAGAAC TATCCCATTCCCTCTGCAAGCCAGAGAACGGATCTTGGTGCTGAAGTGTTGAATGATCATTGGGTATCAGTTACATCAGGAAGTGAAGATTACTCTTTTAAACACATGCGCAAAAACCAGTACGAAGAAAGCTTGTTTCGATGTGAAGATGACAG GTTTGAACTGGACATGTTGATAGAGTCTGTAAATGTAACGACAAAGCGTGTAGAAGAACTGTTAGACAAGATCAATGATAATACAATCAAGACAGACAGTCCAATCAGTATTGAGGACCACTTTAATG CTCTGAATCTCAGGTGCATTGAACGTTTGTATGGTGACCATGGACTTGACGTGATGGATGTATTAAAAAAGAATGCAACTCTTGCTTTGCCTGTTATATTAACTCGCTTAAAGCAAAAACAAGAAGAGTGGGCAAGGTGTCGTTCTGACTTTAATAAAGTTTGGGCTGAAATTTATGCTAAAAACTATCACAAATCACTTGATCATCGTAGTTTCTACTTTAAGCAACAAGACACGAAGAGCTTGAGCACAAAAG CCTTGTTGGCCGAGATTAAGGAAATCAGTGAGAAAAAGTGCAAAGAGGATGATGTGCTTCTTGCTATTGCTGCTGGCAATAGACGACCTATTGTTCCAAATATGGAGTTCAACTATAGTGATCCAGACATCCATGAAGATATATATCAGCTCATAAAGTATTCCTGTGGAGAAGTTTGCACAACAGAACAATTAAACAAAGTCATGAAGATTTGGACCACTTTTCTGGAACCTATGCTCGGTGTTCCTTCTCGACCTCAGGGTGCAGAGGACACTGAAGATGTGGTAAAGACTAAGAACCATGCTATAAAAAATGGTGCTGTGAGTGTTGGTGATAGCGATGGCAGTCCCATGAACTCAAAACAACTAAACACTTCCAGAAATGGAGATGAAAGTATTCCTCCTGAACAATCAAGTTCGTGCAGGGCTTGGATGATAAATGGGGACAATGGGGTTAAAGTAGTTGGTTCTCTTGATGCAGATCGTATAGCACGTAGGAGCGAGACTTTCTGCAGTACTTATCAAGGGAAAGTACAAACTACCACCACTGTTGCTGACGAAATGTCTGTGATTAGCAAACAAACTACTCCTAACGAGCGGTTAGCCAATTCTAATGCATCACTTGCCACTGGACCTGGGCAAAGCCTTGGAAGAACCAACATGGAAAGCACATCAG GGCTTGGTGCTATTCCTTCCAGGCCTGGTAATGCCACTCTTGATGGTGGGCTTGAATTGAGGCCTAGCGGTGAAATTTTGCCTTCATCAGAG GGTGTTGATTCCTTGAGACCCACAAGTGCGGTGATGACAGAAGCCATTAAAATTCATAGATATAATGAAGAATCTGTTGGGCACTCTAAAGTTGAAAGAGAGGAAGGTGAATTATCTCCAAATGGAGACTTTGAGGAGGATAATTTTGCAGTCTATGGGGATGCTGGTCTGGATGCCATGCATAAATCAAAGGATAGTGCTGCAAGCAGACAGTATCAGACAAGACATGGAGTAGAAGAAATTTGCTGTGGGGAGGCAGGAGGAGAAAATGATGCTGATGCTGATGATGAAGGTGAAGAAAGTCCTCAGAGGTCGTCTGAAGACAGTGAAAATGCTTCTGAGAATGGTGATGTTTCAGCAAGTGAATCTGGTGATGGGGAGGATTGCTCCCGTGAAGAGCATGAGGAAGATGGTGAACATGACGAGCATGATAATAAGGCTGAGAGCGAAGGTGAGGCTGAAGGGATGGCTGATGCCCATGATGTTGAAGGGGATGGAACATTATTGCCGTTTTCAGAGCGTTTTCTGCAGACTGTGAAGCCTCTTGCAAAGCATGTCCCGACAATGCATGACAAAGAGAGAAATTCACGTGTCTTTTATGGAAATGATTCCTTCTATGTGCTTTTTAGGCTTCATCAG ACATTGTATGAGAGGATACAGTCAGCAAAGATCAATTCATCATCTGCTGAAAGGAAATGGAGGGCTTCCAATGATACAAGCTCAACTGATCAATATGCCAG ATTCATGAATGCTCTTTACAATTTACTTGATGGTACTTCTGATAACACAAAATTTGAGGATGATTGCAGAGCTATTATCGGAACTCAGTCATATGTCCTGTTTACATTAGACAAATTAATATATAAACTTGTCAAGCAG CTTCAAACAGTAACAACTGATGAGATGGACAACAAGCTTCTTCAGCTATATGCATATGAAAAATCTCGAAAACCGGGGAGATTTGTTGATATAGTCTATCATGAAAATGTGCGTGTTCTTCTTCATGATGAGAACATCTATCGCATCGAATGT GTATCTGCCCCAACCTGTTTATCAATTCAGCTTATGGACTATGGTCATGATAAGCCGGAGGTGACTGCTGTTTCTGTCGACCCAAATTTTGCTGCTTACCTGCACAATGACTTCCTCGCAGTTGTTCCCAACAGGAAGGAGAAGTCTGGAATTTTTTTGAGGAG AAATAAGCGCAAATATACACGAGGAGATGAATATTCTACCACATGCCTGGCCATGGAAGGTCTTAAAGTTGTCAATGGTCTAGAGTGTAAGATAGCTTGCAATTCATCCAAG GTCTCCTATGTTCTTGACACAGAGGACTTCTTGTTCCGAataagaaagagaaggaaaatgtCGCGCTGGAATGGTTCTTGCCAGGATCAGGCAAAGGCTTCAAATGGTTGGTTCCATAGAGTGCAAAGATTTCACAGATTTCTTTCTGGCTCATAA